A region of Natribaculum luteum DNA encodes the following proteins:
- a CDS encoding MBL fold metallo-hydrolase has product MVETITTGELRNKLDRDDDFTLFDTRDEESYNDWRINEAVNVEYSGSDDELVGDFDQYREELDEDDEIVTICATGRSAGMFAEYLEDEGFENVETVDGGMESWSLAYDVVPIATKNDDVVILQLQRRAKGCLGYLIGSKRAGKAALVDVTRATDVFLDAASEYGLDVVRVLDTHIHADHISRGRELADDLGVPYHLGQPAETRDPDVEFDGLEPNETVSVGPIDIKAVHTPGHTTGMTSYLVDDEALLTGDTLFVESIGRTELQFAGEDAKSGARVQYETLHHKILTMPDDVKVLPGHFSLTDDGEYIDVTPGLPMFGTVGDIRTGNEILNLDEEEFVEHMFDNLPSKPPNYETVIATNLGEYEPEDEDEESELELGPNRCAATEDSVVADD; this is encoded by the coding sequence CGATTTCACGCTCTTCGACACTCGCGATGAAGAGAGCTACAACGACTGGCGAATCAACGAAGCGGTCAACGTCGAGTACTCCGGTTCCGACGACGAACTGGTCGGCGACTTCGACCAGTATCGAGAGGAACTCGACGAGGACGACGAGATCGTAACGATCTGTGCGACCGGCCGTTCTGCAGGCATGTTCGCCGAGTACCTCGAGGATGAGGGATTCGAGAACGTCGAGACGGTCGACGGCGGGATGGAATCCTGGAGTCTCGCCTACGACGTGGTCCCGATCGCGACGAAAAACGACGACGTCGTCATTCTGCAGCTCCAGCGGCGTGCCAAAGGTTGTCTCGGCTACCTCATTGGTTCGAAACGCGCCGGCAAGGCCGCCCTCGTCGACGTCACCCGTGCGACCGACGTCTTCCTCGACGCGGCGTCCGAGTACGGCCTCGACGTCGTCCGCGTCCTCGACACGCACATCCACGCCGACCACATCTCTCGTGGGCGTGAACTCGCCGACGACCTCGGCGTCCCGTACCACCTCGGCCAGCCCGCCGAGACCCGCGACCCCGACGTCGAGTTCGACGGTCTCGAGCCCAACGAGACGGTCTCGGTCGGCCCGATCGACATCAAGGCCGTCCACACGCCGGGCCACACCACCGGCATGACCAGCTACCTCGTCGACGACGAGGCGCTCCTGACCGGCGACACGCTCTTCGTCGAATCGATCGGTCGGACGGAGCTCCAGTTCGCCGGTGAGGACGCCAAATCCGGCGCACGCGTCCAGTACGAGACGCTCCACCACAAGATCCTGACGATGCCCGACGACGTGAAGGTCCTCCCCGGACACTTCTCGCTCACCGACGACGGCGAGTACATCGACGTCACGCCCGGCCTGCCCATGTTCGGAACTGTCGGCGACATCCGCACGGGCAACGAGATCCTCAACCTCGACGAGGAGGAGTTCGTCGAGCACATGTTCGACAACCTCCCGTCGAAGCCGCCGAACTACGAGACCGTCATCGCGACGAACCTCGGCGAGTACGAGCCCGAAGACGAAGACGAAGAGAGCGAACTCGAGCTCGGCCCGAACCGGTGTGCGGCGACCGAGGACAGCGTCGTCGCCGACGACTGA
- a CDS encoding DUF7512 family protein: MIDVASLSPTAQAAVLVGAVLLEAIVLYVGYGAISSAVTKPLIDAIQNA; the protein is encoded by the coding sequence ATGATAGACGTCGCATCGCTCTCCCCCACGGCCCAGGCGGCGGTCCTCGTGGGTGCCGTCCTGCTCGAGGCGATCGTCCTCTACGTGGGGTACGGCGCGATCTCGAGTGCCGTGACGAAACCGCTGATCGACGCAATCCAGAACGCCTGA
- a CDS encoding sulfite exporter TauE/SafE family protein, with amino-acid sequence MEILGIALTTLVLFVGFGLMVGVLFGFFGMGGSFLVTPALLVMGYPASVAVGSGMAFVFGTAVIATLKHHDLGQVDYKLGGLMIVGTTAGIEVGKEMVLHLESIGLASGVIGVTYVLLLGGVGVFVTYNALKSDGSDDSDGGHHEAADQEIDPDAIPDIAKKIQSYHVPPMMTIRGGIQVSLWMVLAVAFATGLLSGFLGVGGGFIRMPAMFYLIGVPVPIAVGTDLFEIVFSGGLGSFLYAQGGGVDLSIVAPLLAGSALGARVGSAATGIVDEGEIKVYFGLMLLGGSVAVAFRQIGDYIGMDILNTVSFALILLSAFLVSGAVIYSSVVALRQEPETTAVAAD; translated from the coding sequence ATGGAAATACTTGGAATCGCACTAACCACGTTGGTCCTGTTCGTCGGCTTCGGCCTGATGGTCGGCGTGCTGTTTGGCTTCTTCGGGATGGGGGGATCGTTCCTCGTGACGCCCGCGTTGCTGGTCATGGGGTATCCCGCCAGCGTCGCGGTCGGGAGCGGGATGGCGTTCGTCTTCGGGACGGCCGTCATCGCGACGCTGAAACACCACGACCTCGGCCAGGTCGACTACAAACTCGGCGGCCTGATGATCGTCGGCACTACTGCCGGCATCGAGGTCGGCAAGGAGATGGTTCTCCACCTCGAGTCGATCGGGCTGGCGTCGGGCGTCATCGGCGTCACCTACGTGCTGTTGCTCGGTGGTGTCGGTGTCTTCGTCACCTACAACGCCCTCAAGAGTGACGGCAGCGACGACAGCGACGGTGGCCACCACGAGGCCGCCGACCAGGAGATCGACCCCGACGCGATCCCCGACATCGCAAAGAAAATCCAGTCGTACCACGTCCCGCCGATGATGACCATCCGCGGGGGCATCCAGGTCTCGCTGTGGATGGTGCTCGCAGTTGCGTTCGCGACCGGGCTGCTATCGGGCTTCCTCGGCGTCGGTGGCGGCTTCATCCGGATGCCCGCGATGTTCTACCTCATCGGGGTGCCGGTGCCGATCGCCGTCGGGACCGACCTGTTCGAGATCGTCTTCTCCGGCGGCCTGGGCTCGTTCCTCTACGCCCAGGGCGGCGGCGTCGACCTCTCGATCGTCGCGCCCCTGCTCGCTGGCAGCGCGCTGGGTGCCCGTGTCGGCTCGGCCGCGACCGGCATCGTCGACGAAGGCGAGATCAAGGTCTACTTCGGCCTGATGCTGCTCGGTGGCTCCGTCGCGGTCGCCTTCCGCCAGATCGGCGACTACATCGGGATGGACATCCTGAACACGGTCAGCTTCGCGCTGATCCTCCTGTCGGCGTTCCTCGTCAGCGGCGCCGTCATCTACTCGAGTGTCGTCGCCCTCCGCCAGGAGCCCGAAACGACCGCGGTCGCCGCAGACTAG
- a CDS encoding cytochrome ubiquinol oxidase subunit I, protein MLGAELASRLQFGWTITIHILFASLSVGLAPFIVYLTWKDVRTGEQRYARLRDFWVKVFAIGFVMGTVTGIPMSFQFGTNFPIFSEVAGELIGGPLAFEAKMAFFLEAVFLGILLFGRERVSDRTYVLSSVLVGVGAWLSAFWILVVNAWMQTPQGFELVERNGMTIAQLTDPVAAFLTPRLPWMYVHMQNAAIISVTLLVGGIAAYFVWTKRDSETWGTALRIAVVMLLLTAPLQALHGDAYGRHVEDTQPQKFAAMEAHYETGQADLHLIAIPTSLDALNDPRAENLWTLSIPGLGSFLASGGDFDAEVLGLNEYESSPPVALVFWSFRFMVGLGFWFIALGLWGGYLTWKGRLTESDRYLQAMMLSTPLGFMAMLTGWYVTEIGRQPWVIQDVLRTSEAVSQTLTSTEATLSLAAFVVGYVALFGGFLYVFRRFIQMELDRIGVDPDERESDQPPITGVFTDDD, encoded by the coding sequence ATGCTCGGTGCCGAACTCGCGAGCCGACTGCAATTCGGGTGGACGATCACGATACACATCCTCTTTGCGTCCCTGTCGGTCGGTCTCGCACCGTTTATCGTGTACCTGACCTGGAAGGACGTCCGCACGGGCGAGCAGCGGTACGCTCGCCTCCGTGACTTCTGGGTGAAGGTGTTCGCGATCGGCTTCGTCATGGGGACGGTAACTGGTATCCCGATGAGCTTCCAGTTCGGCACGAACTTTCCGATCTTCTCGGAGGTCGCCGGAGAGTTGATCGGTGGCCCGCTGGCGTTCGAGGCCAAGATGGCGTTCTTCCTCGAGGCGGTCTTCCTCGGCATCTTGCTGTTCGGCCGCGAGCGCGTCAGCGACCGCACGTACGTCCTCTCGTCGGTGCTGGTCGGCGTCGGTGCGTGGCTGTCGGCGTTCTGGATTCTCGTCGTGAACGCGTGGATGCAGACACCGCAGGGATTCGAACTCGTCGAACGAAACGGGATGACGATCGCCCAGCTCACGGACCCCGTCGCTGCGTTTCTGACCCCGCGGCTCCCGTGGATGTACGTCCACATGCAGAACGCCGCGATCATCTCGGTTACCCTGCTCGTCGGCGGTATCGCCGCGTACTTCGTCTGGACGAAACGCGACTCGGAGACGTGGGGGACGGCGCTCCGGATCGCCGTCGTGATGTTGCTGCTGACTGCGCCCCTGCAGGCCCTTCACGGTGACGCCTACGGCCGCCACGTCGAGGACACGCAGCCACAGAAGTTCGCGGCGATGGAGGCCCACTACGAGACCGGACAGGCCGACCTCCACCTCATCGCGATTCCGACCAGTCTCGACGCGTTGAACGATCCGCGCGCGGAGAACCTCTGGACGCTCAGCATTCCGGGTCTCGGCTCGTTCCTCGCCAGCGGCGGTGATTTCGACGCCGAAGTGCTCGGGTTGAACGAGTACGAGTCGTCGCCGCCGGTGGCGCTCGTCTTCTGGTCGTTCCGGTTCATGGTCGGCCTGGGCTTTTGGTTCATCGCCCTCGGTCTCTGGGGTGGTTACCTCACGTGGAAGGGCCGGTTGACCGAAAGCGATCGCTATCTGCAGGCGATGATGCTATCGACGCCGCTCGGGTTCATGGCGATGCTGACCGGCTGGTACGTCACCGAGATCGGCCGCCAACCGTGGGTGATCCAGGACGTGCTACGGACGAGCGAGGCCGTCTCGCAGACGCTGACGAGTACCGAGGCGACCCTCTCGCTTGCCGCGTTCGTCGTCGGCTACGTCGCCCTCTTCGGCGGCTTCCTCTACGTGTTCCGGCGGTTCATCCAGATGGAACTCGACCGCATCGGCGTCGACCCGGACGAACGCGAGTCCGACCAGCCGCCGATCACCGGGGTGTTCACCGATGACGACTAA
- a CDS encoding cytochrome d ubiquinol oxidase subunit II yields MTTNPLFIPVDTYLVDSLPEVWFGVLMFALAMYVALDGLDFGIGMLLPTRESEDEREILLEAFGPIWDANEVWLVAFGTILLAAFPPVYSALLSQNYLLVIAILFVLILRGIAPELREQQDDRTWKRRWDQAFFAGSLLTPFLLGVLVGTWVFGAGALSLPSLFVGLTVVTLSLFAGAVFLALKTTGSLRDEMARYGRLAAGGYLVAVVAVLATAFATNPHGVRSTILSGPVAAIVVTSIVLVAAGVVFSLRGRDRAWFLSTTTVAFLLVAFVGYLLYPVVYPTTGLTLRQAIVSPLALNVTTVLGLPVLVVVLLYFRYLYSVFAGPIEQGDGYGTGH; encoded by the coding sequence ATGACGACTAACCCACTGTTCATCCCCGTCGACACCTACCTCGTCGACTCGCTTCCCGAGGTGTGGTTCGGCGTCCTCATGTTCGCACTCGCGATGTACGTCGCTCTCGACGGGCTCGACTTCGGCATCGGGATGTTGCTCCCGACTCGAGAGAGCGAAGACGAGCGGGAGATCCTCCTCGAGGCGTTCGGACCGATCTGGGACGCCAACGAGGTGTGGCTCGTCGCCTTCGGGACGATCCTGCTCGCCGCGTTTCCGCCGGTGTACTCGGCGCTGCTCAGCCAGAACTACCTGCTCGTGATCGCGATCCTCTTCGTGCTGATCCTCCGTGGTATCGCGCCCGAACTTCGCGAACAGCAAGACGATCGGACCTGGAAGCGTCGGTGGGACCAGGCGTTCTTCGCCGGAAGTCTACTCACGCCGTTCCTGCTCGGCGTGCTCGTCGGCACCTGGGTCTTCGGGGCGGGCGCGCTGTCGCTACCGAGCCTGTTCGTCGGTCTCACGGTCGTCACGCTCTCGCTTTTCGCCGGCGCGGTCTTCCTGGCGCTCAAGACCACGGGATCGCTCAGAGACGAGATGGCCCGGTACGGTCGACTGGCGGCCGGTGGCTACCTCGTGGCCGTCGTCGCGGTGCTCGCCACCGCGTTCGCGACGAACCCCCACGGCGTCCGATCGACGATCCTCTCGGGACCCGTCGCAGCGATCGTCGTCACGTCGATCGTGCTCGTCGCCGCCGGCGTCGTGTTCTCGCTCCGGGGACGGGACCGGGCGTGGTTCCTCTCGACGACCACCGTCGCGTTCCTGCTCGTGGCCTTCGTCGGCTACCTCCTGTATCCGGTCGTGTACCCGACGACGGGACTGACGCTCCGCCAGGCGATCGTCTCGCCGCTCGCGCTCAACGTCACGACGGTGCTCGGACTCCCCGTACTCGTGGTCGTCCTGCTGTACTTCCGGTATCTCTACTCCGTCTTCGCCGGCCCGATCGAACAGGGCGACGGATACGGCACCGGTCACTAA
- a CDS encoding glycosyltransferase, translating to MDVLTLTTNADAPFMNQQMAALERHGVSFSTLPVPGDVAADTSRSVVDYLRFFPDVFDEARNGYDLVHAHYGLTAPMALAQIRLPVVLSLWGSDLHGTIEPISRACAPFCDEVVVMSEEMRDVLGRDCEVIPDGVDLDRFEPQPQADARAAVGWSPDEYHVLFPYSPARELKNHPRARRVVDVVDDLLERPVRLQTVYGVAHDEVPTYMNAADALLLTSHSEGSPNSVKEALACNLPVVSLEVGDVRERLAGVSPSVVASSDEELITGLRDVLECGERSNGRAAAREVSIDRTADEMLAVYERVV from the coding sequence ATGGACGTCCTCACCCTCACGACGAACGCCGACGCGCCGTTTATGAACCAGCAGATGGCTGCACTCGAGCGACACGGCGTGTCGTTCTCGACGCTGCCGGTCCCTGGCGACGTCGCTGCCGACACGTCACGGAGCGTCGTCGACTATCTGCGATTCTTCCCGGACGTCTTCGACGAAGCGCGCAACGGATACGACCTCGTCCACGCCCACTACGGCCTGACCGCGCCGATGGCGCTGGCACAGATTCGTCTCCCGGTCGTCCTCTCGCTGTGGGGGTCGGACTTACACGGCACGATCGAACCGATCAGCCGCGCGTGTGCCCCGTTCTGTGACGAGGTGGTCGTCATGTCCGAGGAGATGCGCGACGTGCTCGGACGCGATTGCGAGGTCATCCCCGACGGGGTCGATCTGGATCGGTTCGAACCGCAACCACAGGCCGACGCGCGGGCGGCGGTCGGCTGGTCGCCCGACGAGTACCACGTCCTGTTTCCGTACTCGCCGGCACGAGAACTCAAGAACCACCCGCGGGCGCGTCGCGTCGTCGACGTCGTCGACGACCTTCTCGAGCGTCCCGTTCGGCTCCAGACGGTCTACGGCGTCGCCCACGACGAGGTCCCGACGTACATGAACGCCGCCGACGCGCTGTTGCTCACCTCCCACAGCGAGGGGTCGCCTAACTCGGTGAAAGAAGCCCTCGCCTGCAACCTCCCTGTCGTCTCTCTCGAGGTCGGCGACGTGCGCGAACGGCTCGCCGGCGTCTCGCCCTCCGTCGTCGCCTCGAGCGACGAGGAGTTGATCACCGGCCTCCGGGACGTCCTCGAGTGCGGCGAACGGTCGAACGGCCGCGCAGCGGCACGAGAGGTGAGCATCGATCGAACTGCAGACGAGATGCTCGCCGTCTACGAGCGCGTCGTCTGA
- a CDS encoding Lrp/AsnC family transcriptional regulator, whose protein sequence is MDIRLDEVNRRIIHALMQDARDTSAPMIADEVGVSPATIRNRIRQLEDANVIRGYHANVDFERADGRLTNLYVCNAPVEDRERLAQQVRVIPGVVNVRELMTGRRNLHVLAVGEDTGDLRHIAREIAKLGIDIEDEDLVQSEHFQPYRPFGPDDDEPTALSEFISLSGGAEVLEVTVPADAPIAGLTLEEASRREVLEDELLVVAIERDDTVITPRGGTEIRPDDLLTILSRGGVTDETLEAFEA, encoded by the coding sequence ATGGACATCCGGCTCGACGAAGTGAACCGGCGCATCATCCACGCGCTGATGCAGGACGCCCGGGACACGTCTGCCCCGATGATCGCCGACGAGGTCGGCGTCTCGCCAGCGACGATTCGAAATCGGATCCGACAACTCGAGGACGCGAACGTCATCAGGGGCTACCACGCGAACGTCGACTTCGAGCGCGCGGACGGGAGGCTGACGAACCTGTACGTCTGCAACGCGCCCGTCGAGGACCGGGAACGACTCGCCCAGCAGGTCCGGGTCATCCCGGGTGTCGTCAACGTTCGGGAGTTGATGACCGGCCGGCGCAACCTCCACGTGCTCGCCGTCGGTGAGGACACCGGCGACCTCCGACACATCGCTCGAGAGATCGCCAAACTGGGAATCGACATCGAAGACGAAGACCTCGTCCAGTCGGAACACTTCCAGCCCTACCGGCCGTTCGGGCCGGACGACGACGAACCGACGGCGCTCTCGGAGTTCATCAGCCTCTCCGGCGGTGCCGAAGTCCTCGAGGTCACGGTCCCTGCGGACGCACCCATCGCCGGGCTGACGCTCGAGGAGGCCAGTAGACGAGAGGTCCTCGAGGACGAACTGCTGGTCGTCGCGATCGAACGCGACGACACGGTCATCACGCCACGCGGCGGGACCGAGATCCGTCCCGACGACCTCCTGACGATCCTCTCGCGTGGCGGCGTCACCGACGAGACGCTCGAAGCGTTCGAGGCCTGA
- a CDS encoding alkaline phosphatase family protein has translation MKTVVLGFDALDWRYLERFSSSLPNFTALRERGVEAPLESTHPPWTGSAWPSMYTGTDPSHHGVYGFFDYDGYPDDGHLVSRADVHRPALWNYLSDDGVPSVVLNVPVTHPAEPIDGVLVPGYLAAEDESGQPEGIRDELSDELGETYTIYSRGEISDDPDEKFAGYLELIEQRRGAAVALLENHEWEFALLQVQKTDAVFHNFDDERRFRAIYEAADRLLGDVLQSVDEATNVVVCSDHGIGRLDGYQIHVNEVLAEHGFVETTAEGDRLSLGSEKKSLLGTTEEDRDETGTLERTLLAGQRVATGLGVEPSDVYAAAKRLGLESALVRLVPESMQRAAGETVDWRRSRAYCPDETRMGVRINLEGREPDGVVSPSEYETVRDELVEILSGLETPDGEPAFDYVCRRERLFDGPFLDDAPDVLFLPAGMDHTVSTALYGQRFVPVDAHDHKLDGVFVGAGPGFEASADVGRLSLPDVAPIAMALLDRPVPSRMTGSVPDGLLAGPARRVDYGDIAYGTGVTEPTVDDGAVTERLEDLGYL, from the coding sequence ATGAAGACCGTCGTCCTCGGATTCGACGCGCTCGACTGGCGGTACCTCGAGCGGTTCTCCTCGTCGCTGCCGAACTTCACCGCGCTTCGCGAGCGGGGCGTCGAGGCTCCGCTTGAGTCGACGCACCCGCCCTGGACCGGGAGCGCCTGGCCGTCGATGTACACCGGAACCGACCCGAGTCACCACGGCGTCTACGGCTTCTTCGACTACGACGGCTATCCCGACGACGGTCACCTCGTCTCGCGCGCCGACGTCCACCGACCCGCACTCTGGAACTACCTCTCCGACGACGGCGTGCCGTCGGTCGTGCTGAACGTCCCGGTGACCCATCCAGCGGAGCCGATCGACGGCGTCCTCGTCCCCGGTTATCTGGCCGCCGAAGACGAGTCGGGACAGCCCGAGGGAATCCGCGACGAACTCTCCGACGAACTCGGCGAGACGTACACGATCTACTCACGCGGCGAGATCAGCGACGATCCCGACGAGAAGTTCGCGGGCTACCTCGAGTTGATCGAGCAACGCCGCGGGGCCGCCGTGGCGTTACTCGAGAACCACGAGTGGGAGTTCGCCCTCCTCCAGGTACAGAAGACCGACGCGGTGTTTCACAACTTCGACGACGAGCGTCGGTTCCGCGCGATCTACGAGGCCGCCGACCGACTCCTCGGCGACGTCCTCCAGTCGGTCGACGAGGCGACGAACGTCGTCGTCTGTTCCGACCACGGCATCGGCCGACTCGACGGCTACCAGATCCACGTCAACGAGGTGCTGGCGGAACACGGCTTCGTCGAGACGACGGCGGAGGGCGACCGGCTGTCGCTCGGGTCCGAGAAGAAGTCCCTGCTGGGAACGACCGAGGAGGACCGCGACGAGACTGGGACACTCGAGCGAACGCTGCTCGCCGGACAGCGCGTCGCGACGGGACTCGGCGTCGAACCGAGCGACGTCTACGCGGCCGCGAAGCGACTCGGCCTCGAGTCCGCGCTCGTTCGACTCGTCCCGGAGTCGATGCAACGCGCCGCAGGAGAGACCGTCGACTGGCGGCGCTCCCGTGCGTACTGTCCCGACGAGACGCGCATGGGCGTCCGCATCAATCTCGAGGGTCGCGAACCCGACGGCGTCGTGTCGCCGTCAGAGTACGAGACGGTCCGCGACGAACTCGTCGAGATTCTTTCCGGACTCGAGACGCCCGACGGCGAACCGGCGTTCGACTACGTCTGTCGTCGCGAGCGGCTGTTCGACGGACCGTTCCTCGACGATGCGCCCGACGTCCTGTTTCTCCCTGCCGGCATGGATCACACGGTCTCGACGGCACTCTACGGGCAGCGGTTCGTCCCCGTCGACGCGCACGACCACAAACTCGACGGGGTGTTCGTCGGTGCCGGACCTGGGTTCGAAGCGTCGGCCGACGTCGGCCGGCTCTCGCTTCCCGACGTCGCACCGATCGCGATGGCGCTGCTCGACCGGCCAGTTCCGTCCCGGATGACGGGATCGGTCCCCGACGGACTCCTCGCCGGTCCGGCGCGTCGAGTCGACTACGGCGATATCGCGTACGGGACTGGTGTGACAGAGCCCACGGTCGACGACGGAGCGGTGACCGAGCGACTCGAGGATCTCGGCTACCTCTGA
- a CDS encoding nucleotide sugar dehydrogenase, which produces MTTAGGSVTTLYGTAATEKRQRVAIRSGDVPVAVYGLGKMGLPLAAVYAEVTGNVIGVDVDPSVVQEVNAGECHITGEPGLPELVARQVSEGRLRATAEGQSAAVDASVHVVIVPTLLSDGEPDLSTVEAVTRDVATGLAPGDLVVVESTMPPGTCHEVVLPTLEEESGLERGEFGLAFCPERTASGRALQDIRGAYPKVVGGIDDESTRAAAVLYDELTHNDVHLVSDATTAEAVKVFEGIYRDVNIALANELARMADDLSISIREAIATANESPFCDIHDPGPGVGGHCIPYYPYFLFARTDEQLTLTRTSRRINEEMPAYTVAILADELADAGVDLEDASVLVLGLTYRPGVEETRASPALEVVDRLHEFGADVAATDPIVDPATYDARPVEVDDVADETFDAVVLVTPHEEFEAIDWTAMEPTVVLDGRDALELEDTNHRVRTLGGSRGNRPVVLEDEGRTERRASLGRTDGGERGD; this is translated from the coding sequence ATGACGACCGCTGGCGGATCGGTGACGACCCTCTACGGGACGGCCGCCACGGAGAAGCGCCAGCGAGTGGCGATCAGGTCGGGCGACGTCCCGGTCGCCGTCTACGGACTCGGGAAGATGGGACTGCCGCTCGCGGCCGTCTACGCCGAGGTTACGGGGAACGTAATCGGCGTCGACGTCGATCCGTCGGTCGTCCAGGAAGTTAACGCCGGGGAGTGTCACATCACCGGCGAGCCGGGACTCCCCGAACTGGTCGCACGGCAGGTGAGCGAGGGCCGGCTCCGGGCGACGGCGGAGGGCCAGTCGGCCGCTGTCGACGCGAGCGTCCACGTCGTCATCGTCCCAACGCTACTGTCCGACGGCGAACCGGACCTCTCGACGGTCGAGGCCGTCACCCGAGACGTCGCGACGGGACTCGCACCCGGCGACCTCGTCGTCGTCGAATCGACGATGCCGCCGGGGACCTGCCACGAGGTCGTCTTGCCCACACTCGAGGAGGAAAGCGGCCTCGAGCGCGGCGAGTTCGGACTCGCGTTCTGCCCCGAACGGACGGCCTCCGGGAGAGCCCTGCAGGACATCCGCGGCGCGTACCCGAAGGTCGTCGGCGGCATCGACGACGAGAGTACGCGCGCCGCGGCGGTGCTCTACGACGAACTCACGCACAACGACGTGCACCTTGTCTCGGACGCGACGACCGCGGAGGCAGTGAAAGTGTTCGAGGGGATCTACCGCGACGTCAACATCGCGCTGGCGAACGAGCTCGCGCGGATGGCCGACGATCTCTCGATTTCGATCCGGGAGGCGATCGCCACGGCGAACGAGAGCCCGTTCTGTGACATCCACGACCCGGGGCCGGGCGTCGGTGGACACTGCATCCCGTACTACCCCTACTTCCTGTTCGCACGGACCGACGAGCAGTTGACGCTCACGCGGACGTCCCGGCGAATCAACGAGGAGATGCCTGCGTACACCGTCGCGATCCTGGCGGACGAACTCGCCGACGCCGGCGTCGACCTCGAGGACGCGTCGGTGCTCGTGCTCGGCCTCACTTACCGCCCTGGCGTCGAGGAGACGCGAGCGTCCCCCGCACTCGAGGTCGTCGACCGCCTGCACGAGTTCGGGGCCGACGTCGCCGCGACCGACCCGATCGTCGATCCGGCGACGTACGACGCGCGACCGGTCGAGGTCGACGACGTCGCCGACGAGACGTTCGACGCCGTCGTCCTCGTCACGCCCCACGAGGAGTTCGAGGCGATCGACTGGACCGCCATGGAACCGACGGTCGTCCTCGACGGACGAGACGCGCTCGAACTCGAGGACACGAACCACCGCGTGCGGACCCTCGGCGGTTCGCGAGGGAACCGGCCGGTCGTCCTCGAGGACGAGGGTCGAACCGAACGCCGCGCCTCGCTCGGGAGAACGGACGGTGGCGAGCGGGGCGACTGA
- a CDS encoding Gfo/Idh/MocA family protein — translation MTLPNSTATESAPLRAGVVGVGSMGENHVRVYSELQDVDLVGVTDLDESQARRVADAYGTTARSFDELLSVCDVVSIAAPTSAHHEIVSECIDAGVHVLVEKPIADTVANARNMANRARDAGIVLQVGHIERFNPAVKTLESVIDDLDVIAIEAERLGPPIDRAGVDGVVFDLMIHDVDVVRSLLDADPVNVAAMGAENGGYAAAKMEYPDGVIASLTASRVTQKKVRRLTVTARECLVEVDYLEQSVLIHRNSLPEYVTEDGRNRYRHESVIERPRVENGEPLRRELESFVRAVRTGATPEVTAEDGLRALETIETIDRLVSSADGIEVQAR, via the coding sequence ATGACTCTCCCTAACTCGACAGCGACTGAATCGGCACCCCTCCGCGCTGGCGTCGTTGGCGTCGGCTCGATGGGTGAAAACCACGTCCGGGTGTACAGCGAGCTCCAGGACGTCGACCTGGTCGGCGTCACCGACCTCGACGAGTCGCAGGCCAGGCGAGTCGCCGACGCGTACGGGACGACGGCGCGGTCGTTCGACGAGTTGCTTTCGGTGTGTGACGTCGTCTCCATCGCCGCACCGACGAGCGCCCACCACGAGATCGTCTCCGAGTGCATCGACGCAGGTGTTCACGTTCTCGTCGAGAAGCCGATCGCCGACACCGTCGCGAACGCCCGAAACATGGCGAATCGCGCCCGGGACGCAGGAATCGTCCTCCAGGTCGGCCACATCGAACGGTTCAATCCCGCAGTGAAGACGCTCGAGTCGGTGATCGACGACCTCGACGTGATCGCGATCGAGGCCGAACGGCTCGGTCCGCCGATCGATCGAGCGGGGGTCGACGGCGTCGTCTTCGACCTGATGATCCACGACGTCGACGTCGTTCGATCGTTACTCGACGCCGATCCGGTCAACGTCGCCGCGATGGGGGCGGAAAACGGCGGGTACGCGGCGGCCAAGATGGAGTACCCCGACGGCGTGATCGCCTCGCTGACCGCGAGTCGAGTCACCCAGAAGAAGGTTCGCCGGCTCACCGTCACCGCTCGCGAGTGTCTCGTCGAGGTCGACTACCTCGAGCAGTCGGTGCTCATCCACCGTAACTCGCTGCCGGAGTACGTCACCGAGGACGGCCGGAATCGGTACCGACACGAGAGCGTCATCGAACGGCCTCGCGTCGAGAACGGCGAGCCGTTGCGCCGGGAGCTCGAGTCGTTCGTCCGCGCGGTGCGGACGGGAGCGACGCCCGAAGTCACCGCCGAAGACGGACTCCGCGCGCTCGAGACGATCGAGACGATCGATCGCCTCGTCTCGAGTGCCGACGGAATCGAGGTGCAGGCTCGATGA